A window of the Pogona vitticeps strain Pit_001003342236 chromosome 4, PviZW2.1, whole genome shotgun sequence genome harbors these coding sequences:
- the LRRC8B gene encoding volume-regulated anion channel subunit LRRC8B codes for MITLTELRCLADAQSSYQILKPWWDVFCYYLTMIMLLVAVIAGALQLTQTRLLCCLPCKLEFDNHCAVPWDLVKSNINVSFSSATPIIRPLRIQNYLHRQQYSYIDAVCYERELHWFAKFFPYLVLLHTFIFAACSNFWLYYPSTSSRLEHFVAILHKCFDSPWTTRALSETVAEQSVRTLPLSKSKKFISSPSNFTELDSKRQSVSYSQTGLETAGRESSSNVLDRKEGEQAKSIFEKVKRFRMHVEQKDIIYRVYLKQIVVKVIVFILIMIYVPYYLTFVTLEFDCIVDIQVFTGYKRYQCVYSLAEIFKVLASFYVILVILYGLTCTYSLLWMVRSSLKQYSFEKLREQSNYSDIPDVKNDFAFILHLADQYDPLYSKRFSIFLSEVSENKLKQISLNNEWSLERLRSKLVRNSQDKMELHLFMLSGLPDDVFELTEIEVLTLELIPEIKLPSSVNQLPSLKELNLYHSSLTVEFPALSFLEENLRILRLKSADLSKIPRWVFYLRNLQELYLTGCYMLEPQNGLYNEGFQELVNLKTIHLKSSLSRIPQVVTDQLPSLQKLSIDNEGRKLLVLTNLKKLLNLRTLELISCDLERIPHSIFSLNYLHEIDLKENNLRTVEEIISFQHLENLSCLKLWHNNISYIPVQIGTLANLEQLFLNHNNIKKIPPQLFLCKKLHYLDLSYNKLTSVPDEIQYLTNLQYFAITKNHIEALPDELFQCKKLQYLLLGHNSLTHLSPQIGELSSLLHLELKGNYLESLPAELEECSSLKRSCLIVEECLLKTLPLRVTEPVPILDKA; via the exons ATGATTACATTAACTGAACTCAGATGCTTAGCAGATGCCCAGTCTTCATACCAAATCTTGAAACCGTGGTGGGATGTCTTCTGCTATTATCTCACCATGATAATGCTGCTTGTTGCTGTTATTGCTGGGGCACTCCAGCTTACTCAGACTAGATTGTTATGTTGTCTTCCTTGCAAGCTTGAGTTTGACAATCATTGTGCAGTGCCTTGGGATCTGGTTAAAAGCAACATTAATGTGTCCTTCAGCTCTGCAACACCAATAATTCGCCCTCTGAGAATACAGAACTATCTTCATCGTCAGCAGTACTCTTACATTGACGCCGTGTGTTACGAGAGAGAGCTTCACTGGTTTGCCAAATTTTTCCCATACTTAGTGCTTCTCCATACTTTCATTTTCGCAGCTTGCAGTAATTTTTGGCTTTACTATCCCAGCACAAGTTCAAGGCTGGAGCATTTTGTAGCCATTCTTCATAAATGTTTTGATTCTCCCTGGACAACACGTGCCCTGTCAGAGACAGTGGCTGAACAGTCTGTGAGGACTCTGCCTCTCTCCAAATCAAAAAAATTTATCTCCTCACCAAGCAACTTCACAGAACTGGACAGTAAGCGGCAATCTGTGTCCTACTCGCAAACTGGACTAGAAACAGCTGGAAGAGAAAGCTCTTCAAATGTCCTAGACAGAAAAGAAGGAGAACAAGCAAAATCTATTTTTGAAAAAGTTAAGAGGTTCAGGATGCATGTTGAACAGAAAGATATCATTTATCGAGTGTATCTAAAGCAGATTGTGGTCAAAGTCATTGTGTTTATATTGATAATGATTTACGTTCCCTATTATTTAACCTTTGTTACACTAGAATTTGACTGCATAGTTGATATTCAGGTCTTTACTGGCTACAAGAGATACCAATGTGTTTATTCATTGGCAGAAATTTTTAAAGTGCTTGCttcattttatgttattttgGTGATCTTATATGGCCTGACGTGCACTTACAGTCTGTTATGGATGGTGAGAAGTTCACTGAAACAATACTCTTTTGAGAAGCTGAGGGAGCAGAGTAATTATAGTGATATCCCTGATGTGAAAAATGATTTTGCCTTTATTCTTCATCTGGCAGACCAGTATGACCCCCTGTATTCTAAGCGGTTCTCCATTTTCCTGTCTGAGGTGAGTGAAAATAAGTTGAAGCAAATTAGTCTAAATAATGAGTGGTCTTTAGAGAGACTGAGAAGCAAGCTGGTACGAAATTCCCAGGACAAGATGGAACTTCATCTTTTTATGCTTAGTGGTCTTCCAGATGATGTCTTTGAACTCACAGAGATAGAAGTTCTCACCCTAGAACTCATCCCTGAGATTAAGCTTCCTTCATCAGTAAACCAGTTGCCCAGTCTCAAGGAATTAAACCTTTATCATTCATCGTTAACTGTAGAATTCCCAGCCTTGAGTTTCCTGGAAGAGAATCTCAGAATCCTGCGTCTAAAATCAGCTGACCTAAGCAAAATTCCACGCTGGGTCTTCTATCTAAGGAATCTCCAGGAATTGTATTTGACAGGATGCTACATGCTAGAACCCCAGAATGGCCTCTACAATGAAGGCTTTCAGGAACTTGTGAATCTGAAAACAATTCACTTAAAGAGTAGCCTTTCACGCATACCTCAGGTGGTTACTGACCAGCTGCCTTCACTACAAAAGTTATCTATTGATAATGAGGGGAGAAAACTGCTAGTGTTGACCAacttgaagaaactgctgaacctGAGAACTTTGGAATTGATCAGCTGTGACCTGGAACGCATTCCACATTCTATCTTCAGCCTGAATTATTTGCATGAAATAGACCTGAAAGAAAATAATCTCAGAACGGTAGAAGAAATCATTAGTTTTCAACACCTGGAGAATCTTTCTTGTCTGAAACTGTGGCACAATAATATATCCTACATCCCAGTGCAGATTGGAACTTTGGCAAATCTGGAGCAGCTCTTTTTAAACcacaataacattaaaaaaatcccaccacagctctttctttgcaaaaaactgCATTATTTGGATCTTAGTTATAACAAGCTAACCTCTGTTCCTGATGAAATCCAGTATTTAACAAATCTGCAGTATTTTGCGATAACGAAGAACCAT aTTGAAGCACTTCCAGATGAATTGTTTCAGTGCAAAAAACTGCAGTACCTCCTTCTGGGACATAACAGCCTGACACATTTGTCGCCTCAGATTGGTGAACTCTCCAGTCTTCTTCATTTGGAGCTCAAAGGAAACTATCTGGAGTCATTACCTGCTGAGCTAGAGGAATGTAGTTCTCTGAAACGGAGTTGTCTGATTGTGGAAGAATGCTTATTAAAAACACTTCCCCTTCGAGTGACAGAGCCTGTGCCGATCTTGGACAAAGCCTGA